A stretch of the Clostridium fungisolvens genome encodes the following:
- a CDS encoding carbohydrate kinase family protein, whose amino-acid sequence MNNIFCIGELLIDFICSDINSSLIEGSNFIKKAGGAPANVTAAIAKLGGSAYFGGSVGEDAFGVFLKNTIEVVGVNTSYMKFIEKQNTTLAFVSLKDNGERDFIFNRGADENYELSDLEQKEVTDGKIIHFGSATALLGGSLKATYTELMEKAKVKGTFISFDPNFRTDLWRGRTNEFIKVSRWCMKHADFVKVSDEEALLISGKSNIEEAAKEIALIGNSIVAVTLGKEGTMITDGNFVDIIRSINIKSIDSTGAGDAFVGAVLYRLANLEEPKASVRDLDTMKDVIAFANKVGAIVCTKLGAIAALPTLQEVNDFR is encoded by the coding sequence ATGAATAACATTTTTTGTATAGGGGAATTACTTATAGATTTTATTTGCTCTGATATAAATAGCAGTTTAATTGAAGGAAGTAATTTTATTAAGAAAGCAGGCGGTGCTCCTGCAAACGTAACTGCTGCCATTGCAAAGCTAGGGGGAAGCGCCTATTTTGGAGGAAGTGTAGGAGAGGATGCCTTTGGTGTGTTCTTAAAGAATACTATTGAAGTTGTTGGAGTTAATACGTCCTACATGAAGTTTATAGAAAAGCAAAATACAACCTTGGCATTTGTCTCTTTAAAAGATAATGGGGAAAGAGATTTCATATTTAATAGGGGAGCAGATGAAAATTATGAACTAAGTGATTTAGAACAAAAAGAAGTTACTGATGGTAAGATAATTCATTTTGGTTCTGCAACAGCTTTATTAGGAGGAAGTTTAAAAGCAACCTATACTGAACTAATGGAAAAAGCTAAGGTTAAAGGAACTTTTATCTCCTTTGATCCTAACTTTAGAACTGACCTTTGGCGTGGAAGAACTAATGAGTTTATTAAAGTATCTAGATGGTGCATGAAGCACGCTGATTTTGTAAAGGTAAGTGATGAAGAGGCTTTACTTATATCAGGAAAAAGTAATATAGAAGAGGCTGCGAAAGAAATCGCTTTAATTGGAAATAGTATTGTAGCAGTTACTTTAGGAAAAGAAGGAACTATGATTACAGATGGAAATTTTGTTGATATTATAAGGAGTATTAATATAAAATCTATAGATTCAACTGGAGCAGGAGATGCCTTTGTAGGAGCGGTTTTATATAGATTAGCAAATCTAGAAGAGCCTAAGGCTAGTGTTAGAGACCTTGATACAATGAAAGATGTAATAGCTTTCGCCAATAAAGTAGGAGCAATAGTATGCACTAAACTTGGAGCAATAGCAGCTTTACCAACATTACAGGAAGTTAATGATTTTAGGTAG
- a CDS encoding DUF1700 domain-containing protein, with protein MDKNQFLNILSNGLLDFPDKERKDILYDYEEHFDVGLAQGKTEDQIINELGDPHAIVNQYRSGTNRNYYNDTQSSQTYNNNNVNSNNKALAIILIVLLLLFSPGILGIIIGILGGMIGLVAGAFGIAIAGLAVALGTTFGSVFGIFTIPTGIAALPATASLLIGIGTLALGILCTIGCFYLIKAFVMLIIKFVKWIISVFR; from the coding sequence ATGGACAAAAATCAATTTCTTAATATACTTTCAAACGGATTACTTGATTTCCCAGATAAGGAACGCAAGGACATACTTTATGACTACGAAGAACATTTTGACGTAGGCTTAGCACAAGGAAAAACTGAAGATCAAATAATAAATGAATTAGGAGATCCTCACGCTATCGTAAATCAATATAGAAGTGGTACAAATCGAAACTATTATAACGACACTCAAAGCAGCCAAACTTACAATAACAACAATGTTAATTCCAATAACAAGGCCTTGGCTATAATACTGATAGTATTATTATTACTTTTTAGTCCAGGAATACTAGGAATAATAATTGGAATCCTTGGAGGAATGATTGGTTTAGTTGCTGGAGCTTTTGGAATAGCTATAGCTGGTCTTGCTGTTGCTCTAGGCACTACTTTCGGTTCAGTTTTCGGTATATTTACCATCCCTACAGGTATTGCAGCTTTACCTGCAACTGCTTCTCTATTAATCGGTATAGGAACTTTAGCTCTAGGTATATTGTGCACTATAGGATGCTTCTACCTAATCAAAGCATTTGTAATGCTCATAATTAAATTTGTAAAATGGATAATATCCGTTTTCAGATAG
- a CDS encoding S8 family serine peptidase produces the protein MRKTNNKILSLLVAFLLFSSFFTNIGSVQAKATDKLDASTVKQKLIESIKNQEAKKASKINTSSKLASQISNIKDDDTKKLNGNDPNEVVRVIVQLEGKSAVEGEAKGISSSTPINNKTVTGAIQKVEDSQSAVISKVESITGSKVRRTYGYLVNGFSIETKRANISKIQAVSGVKSVTESRTYYPDMKFADALTQAYGTWQDLGYKGQGMVVSIIDTGIDYTHKDLTITDPSKAKLTTTTPKGPGKFYSVKVPYGYNFADGTDDVVDKNPNTEMHGMHVAGIVAANGKESGVDTFSTVRGVAPEAQLLAMKVFTNNPDSKGAYDDDIISAIEDSVLHGADIINMSLGSEAGFQDANDPTQIAIKNATDSGTVVVISAGNSAISTGDSANRVPPLNLFGTTDTATVGSPGVSKDAITVASFENTNITGTAFDYSSGNGSGLALYSKSEVDPVTALTSKSGYQLVDCGQGNNTIEGTGDDFSGKDLEGKIALVQKVSGTFGNKKLAAQAAGAIGVIFYNAEGDDSIPNTAAKPGVTIPCINVSYSSGAKLKGLIASELLVQFNGKYTTGANPNASDLSAFTSWGPTPELDFKPEISGPGGNIWSLANSNQYQSMSGTSMASPHVAGSEALIVEAIKANNPDITGRALVELAKKTTINTAKIEYDKYNNSVPYSPRRQGAGLIQIESAIKNKVTIADNNGNAAVALKQIGQTVSFDLTLTNYGKDAYSYDLSDTGVLTEVSDAHTGAVKEKTISGASVKYSASKVTVPANGTAKVTVTIALPDGFTKQNYVEGYIKFDSSSAPSLVVPYMGFYGDWSALQTVDAPMWDSSSIVGTTSLWGNFLGFFIPCGMDAEGKINKDKIAFSKGETALFNVVTPNLYMLRNAKNLQVQVLDKGKNLIRTISSENNVKKNVLEDELAKDIYGTMDNQGTWDGTLYNAETGEYETAPDGQYYIRIQTTTDIENSSTQSVELPVKIDSEAPVIDIVSEKTATNGTYKLQWKTSDNYTGFDGTFAIVVNGELVSDEQMKNLTLTGDTYSIDVPLKDDTVNSIAIACADYASNIGLKIINVKTGAVPEVYLANLKGGEKFNNDSIKIIGQVQSDVKTLTINGLDVEIGDEGIFDQKIKVKEGSNTINVVAKDANGDEVYNQNYNVSVDTVSPVISITSPTVSEDGYIYTDKHSVTISGKATDSSGVKLIVNGRSVDLNDDGTFSANVDVYGNTLIQILAEDGYQNTTKKDLTVVSPVNSDPFMLGFDNLSSFAVLTPQDVKNDIYTVTGKVNHKVPVFKINDQNVTVKDDLTFSTDVKLAQGNNIVKVYAEDNTGTVVFNYSYKILYDSTAPKLEVSNPVAKADGNVYTNQDSITLKGLVNDNTYGYSLFVNGNAVLSYDRYPATGESPDKPFSYTVPLTSDKSIVKIELVDEFGNTTEDVINVVKDKVAPKAATLKSDNTELTNKDVNVTIATDSSDKDIDKVEYSFDNSVYLPYTGPIKVVSNGKVYAKVTDYSGNSTTSSIDISNIDKTSPVITVSGVEDGKTYINTVITPKVTTDKDAAIALVLDGKSYDGTTAISSVGNHKLTVTATDKAGNATVKDINFTITAQTTADTASLVKYIDSLIDQSKPGDKISIDSTNVPTVSSSIFKVLQHADVLASFNTNSPLGAVTWSFNGKDITNTETSVDLGLNATAPSADAIKKLDGNSQIFSFKFEGNLPGKAVVSLPVDTSKIDISKPIYLYHYNPDAKSVDKVGDALTAYKKGSLYYVDITITHCSDYFLSLNGGVKVAAANPTQPNTGTGSNTGNTNTGTSTNSGSTNTGTTTTSTSTPEIMPKTGSVIDSNILIVFGILAIAGGAVIIRRKRLN, from the coding sequence TTGAGAAAAACTAATAATAAGATACTGTCTTTGTTGGTTGCATTTTTACTTTTTTCATCTTTCTTTACCAATATAGGTAGTGTCCAAGCTAAAGCAACGGACAAGCTTGATGCTAGCACAGTTAAACAGAAATTGATTGAAAGTATTAAAAACCAAGAAGCTAAAAAAGCAAGCAAGATTAATACTTCAAGCAAACTTGCTAGTCAAATTTCTAACATTAAGGATGATGATACAAAAAAACTTAATGGCAACGATCCTAATGAAGTTGTAAGGGTAATAGTTCAACTAGAAGGAAAGTCAGCTGTTGAAGGGGAAGCTAAGGGGATTTCATCATCAACTCCAATAAATAACAAGACAGTAACTGGAGCTATACAGAAGGTTGAGGATTCTCAATCAGCTGTTATAAGTAAGGTAGAAAGTATTACTGGATCTAAGGTTAGAAGGACCTATGGTTACTTAGTTAATGGATTCAGTATTGAAACTAAGAGAGCAAATATCTCTAAAATTCAAGCGGTTTCAGGAGTAAAGAGTGTAACAGAGTCAAGAACTTATTATCCTGATATGAAATTTGCTGATGCTCTAACTCAGGCTTATGGTACATGGCAGGACTTAGGTTATAAAGGCCAAGGAATGGTAGTTTCTATTATAGATACAGGAATAGACTATACCCATAAAGATCTTACTATTACCGATCCGTCAAAGGCTAAGTTAACAACTACAACACCAAAGGGACCAGGAAAATTTTACTCTGTAAAAGTTCCATATGGATATAATTTTGCAGATGGTACTGATGATGTTGTTGATAAGAATCCTAATACTGAAATGCATGGTATGCATGTAGCTGGAATTGTAGCTGCTAATGGTAAGGAATCAGGAGTTGACACTTTTAGTACTGTAAGAGGGGTAGCACCTGAAGCACAGCTTTTAGCTATGAAGGTATTTACAAATAATCCCGACAGTAAAGGTGCTTATGATGATGATATCATATCTGCAATAGAAGATTCAGTTCTTCATGGAGCAGATATTATAAATATGAGTTTAGGTTCAGAAGCTGGGTTCCAAGATGCAAATGATCCGACTCAAATAGCAATAAAAAATGCTACAGATAGTGGAACTGTTGTTGTAATTTCAGCAGGAAATTCTGCTATATCTACAGGAGATTCAGCAAATAGGGTACCGCCGTTGAATCTATTTGGAACAACTGATACTGCAACTGTAGGAAGCCCAGGGGTATCAAAGGATGCAATTACAGTAGCATCTTTTGAAAATACAAATATAACAGGAACTGCTTTTGACTATAGTTCAGGAAATGGTTCAGGTCTTGCTCTTTATTCAAAGAGCGAAGTTGATCCTGTAACTGCATTAACCAGTAAATCAGGATACCAGTTAGTAGATTGCGGACAAGGTAACAACACAATTGAAGGTACTGGAGATGATTTCTCTGGTAAAGACCTAGAAGGTAAGATTGCTTTAGTGCAAAAAGTTAGTGGTACTTTCGGAAACAAAAAACTTGCAGCTCAAGCTGCAGGAGCAATAGGAGTTATTTTCTATAATGCTGAGGGAGATGACTCTATTCCAAATACAGCTGCTAAGCCAGGGGTCACTATACCATGTATAAATGTATCCTATTCTTCTGGAGCAAAACTAAAAGGTCTTATAGCTAGTGAACTTTTAGTTCAATTTAATGGGAAATATACAACAGGTGCTAATCCTAATGCAAGTGATTTATCAGCATTTACATCTTGGGGACCAACACCAGAATTAGATTTTAAACCTGAGATATCTGGACCGGGTGGGAATATATGGTCTTTAGCTAATAGCAATCAATATCAATCAATGAGCGGTACATCAATGGCTTCACCTCATGTAGCTGGTTCAGAAGCATTAATAGTAGAAGCAATTAAGGCTAATAATCCAGATATTACTGGAAGAGCTTTAGTAGAATTAGCTAAAAAGACTACAATAAATACTGCTAAGATAGAGTATGACAAGTATAATAATTCAGTTCCATACTCACCTAGAAGACAAGGAGCAGGTTTAATTCAAATAGAATCTGCAATAAAAAATAAAGTTACTATTGCAGATAATAATGGCAATGCAGCGGTTGCATTAAAACAAATAGGACAAACCGTTTCTTTTGATCTTACTTTAACAAACTATGGTAAGGATGCTTATAGTTATGATCTAAGCGATACTGGAGTGCTAACAGAAGTTTCCGATGCACATACTGGTGCTGTGAAAGAAAAAACTATAAGTGGAGCAAGTGTAAAGTATAGCGCAAGTAAGGTAACAGTTCCTGCAAATGGAACAGCAAAAGTTACAGTTACTATAGCTTTGCCTGATGGCTTTACAAAACAAAATTACGTTGAAGGATATATAAAATTTGACTCTTCAAGTGCACCATCATTAGTTGTACCATATATGGGCTTCTATGGAGATTGGTCAGCATTACAAACTGTGGATGCTCCAATGTGGGACTCTAGTAGTATAGTTGGCACAACTAGTCTTTGGGGTAACTTTTTAGGATTCTTTATTCCTTGTGGTATGGATGCAGAGGGTAAAATAAACAAGGATAAGATAGCATTCTCAAAAGGAGAAACTGCACTATTCAACGTGGTAACGCCTAACCTGTATATGCTTAGAAATGCAAAAAATCTACAGGTTCAAGTGTTGGACAAGGGTAAGAATCTAATAAGAACTATTTCTTCTGAAAATAATGTTAAGAAGAATGTTCTTGAAGATGAATTAGCAAAAGACATATATGGTACTATGGACAATCAAGGTACATGGGATGGAACATTATATAATGCAGAAACAGGAGAATATGAAACAGCTCCTGATGGACAGTATTATATAAGAATTCAAACCACAACTGATATTGAAAATTCATCTACTCAATCTGTAGAACTTCCAGTAAAAATTGATAGCGAGGCTCCAGTAATAGATATTGTATCTGAAAAAACAGCTACTAACGGAACTTATAAGCTTCAATGGAAGACTTCAGACAATTATACTGGATTTGATGGTACTTTTGCTATTGTTGTAAATGGAGAGTTAGTATCTGATGAGCAAATGAAAAACTTAACTTTAACAGGAGATACTTATTCAATTGATGTGCCTTTAAAGGATGACACTGTTAATTCTATAGCGATAGCATGTGCAGATTATGCATCTAATATAGGGTTAAAGATAATAAATGTAAAAACAGGTGCAGTACCTGAAGTTTATTTGGCTAATCTAAAGGGTGGTGAAAAGTTTAATAATGATTCTATAAAAATCATTGGTCAGGTTCAGTCAGATGTAAAAACACTTACTATAAACGGTTTAGATGTTGAGATTGGCGATGAAGGAATATTCGATCAAAAGATAAAGGTTAAAGAAGGAAGTAATACTATAAATGTAGTTGCAAAAGATGCCAACGGAGATGAGGTCTATAATCAAAACTATAACGTTTCTGTAGACACTGTAAGCCCAGTTATAAGCATTACTTCACCAACAGTATCAGAAGATGGGTATATTTATACTGATAAGCATAGTGTGACAATTAGTGGAAAAGCAACTGATTCCTCAGGAGTAAAATTAATTGTGAATGGAAGGTCAGTTGATTTAAATGATGATGGAACGTTCTCGGCTAATGTAGATGTATATGGTAATACACTTATACAGATATTAGCAGAGGATGGGTATCAAAATACTACGAAGAAGGATTTAACAGTTGTTTCTCCAGTTAACTCTGATCCTTTTATGCTAGGTTTTGACAATCTATCTTCATTTGCAGTTCTTACTCCACAGGATGTAAAGAATGATATATATACTGTAACTGGTAAGGTAAATCATAAGGTTCCAGTGTTTAAGATTAATGATCAAAATGTTACTGTGAAAGATGATTTAACCTTTAGTACTGATGTTAAGCTAGCTCAAGGTAATAATATAGTTAAGGTTTATGCTGAAGACAACACGGGTACAGTAGTATTTAATTATTCATATAAAATATTATATGATTCAACTGCACCAAAACTTGAGGTAAGTAATCCAGTAGCTAAAGCCGATGGAAATGTGTACACTAACCAAGACAGTATTACATTAAAAGGATTAGTTAATGATAATACTTACGGATACAGCTTGTTTGTAAATGGAAATGCAGTTCTATCTTACGATAGATATCCAGCTACTGGCGAATCACCAGATAAGCCATTTAGCTACACAGTACCATTAACAAGTGACAAGAGTATCGTAAAAATTGAACTTGTTGATGAGTTTGGAAATACAACTGAAGATGTTATAAATGTAGTTAAGGATAAGGTTGCACCAAAAGCTGCTACGTTGAAATCAGATAATACTGAATTAACCAACAAGGATGTCAATGTTACTATAGCAACTGATTCTTCTGATAAAGATATCGATAAAGTTGAATATAGTTTTGATAATAGTGTTTACTTACCATATACTGGACCTATTAAGGTTGTAAGTAATGGAAAAGTATATGCTAAAGTAACGGATTATTCAGGGAACTCAACTACATCTTCTATAGACATATCAAATATAGATAAAACATCACCTGTAATAACTGTTTCAGGAGTAGAGGATGGAAAGACTTATATTAATACAGTAATTACTCCAAAGGTAACAACTGATAAGGATGCTGCAATTGCGTTAGTACTGGATGGAAAGAGTTATGATGGAACTACGGCTATATCATCAGTAGGAAATCATAAACTTACTGTCACTGCAACTGATAAAGCTGGTAATGCAACCGTAAAAGACATTAATTTCACTATTACTGCTCAAACTACTGCAGATACAGCTTCATTAGTTAAGTATATAGATAGTTTAATCGATCAATCCAAACCAGGAGATAAGATTAGTATAGATTCAACAAATGTACCAACAGTTTCAAGCTCAATATTTAAAGTGCTACAGCATGCAGATGTACTTGCAAGCTTTAATACTAACTCACCTTTAGGAGCTGTAACTTGGTCATTTAATGGTAAGGATATAACAAATACTGAGACAAGTGTAGATTTAGGACTTAATGCTACTGCACCAAGTGCGGATGCAATTAAGAAATTAGATGGTAATTCTCAGATATTCTCATTTAAGTTTGAAGGAAATCTACCAGGTAAAGCAGTGGTTTCATTACCGGTTGATACTTCAAAAATTGATATATCAAAACCTATATATTTATATCATTATAATCCTGATGCTAAGAGTGTGGATAAAGTAGGGGATGCATTAACTGCATATAAGAAGGGTTCATTATATTATGTTGATATAACAATAACTCATTGTAGTGACTACTTCCTTTCATTAAATGGCGGGGTTAAGGTAGCGGCTGCAAATCCAACTCAACCAAATACAGGAACAGGTTCTAACACTGGTAATACAAATACAGGTACAAGTACTAATAGTGGTTCTACTAACACTGGAACTACAACAACTTCAACTAGCACTCCAGAAATAATGCCAAAGACTGGATCAGTTATTGATTCTAATATACTTATAGTATTTGGAATCTTAGCAATAGCCGGCGGTGCTGTTATTATAAGAAGAAAAAGATTGAATTAA
- a CDS encoding DUF4097 family beta strand repeat-containing protein yields MKNTFMKRFCIMLAAIMLICYGSAAIILKLSNFSFSQLINNGNDFSFNINKGFNFSTGFNKYNYDLNDEINENLDGVDNIQLSFVSGDIVFHENNENKIKVTLSGSLRSSSELTAPKLQYSKNGSTIKVSIQKSSFFGSYSLNSKVDIYLPKDYSKNLSVSSVSADILLSDKKFINLEAVTTSGDIKLSNITVDSLNIKTVSGDMSGSNITSNKLVADAVSGKIDFDNFEGVTKASTISGDITIKYANLIGNIDAHSTSGDMRLGLPDSSSFTLDSSSTSGDINSRFSLNNTSSGKRSLSGSYGNGTNKLSLHTTSGDITLNKN; encoded by the coding sequence ATGAAAAATACATTTATGAAAAGATTTTGTATAATGTTAGCAGCTATAATGTTAATATGCTACGGTTCAGCAGCTATAATACTGAAGTTATCTAATTTTAGTTTTTCACAATTAATTAATAATGGTAATGACTTTTCTTTTAATATTAACAAAGGGTTCAACTTTAGTACCGGCTTTAATAAATATAATTATGATCTTAATGACGAAATCAATGAAAATTTAGATGGTGTAGACAACATCCAATTATCTTTTGTAAGTGGTGATATAGTATTTCACGAAAATAATGAAAATAAAATTAAAGTTACTTTATCAGGCAGTCTACGAAGTAGTTCTGAATTAACTGCCCCAAAACTTCAATACTCTAAAAATGGATCTACTATAAAAGTTTCCATTCAAAAAAGTTCTTTTTTCGGAAGCTATTCACTAAATTCAAAGGTAGATATATATCTTCCTAAAGATTACTCAAAAAATCTTTCTGTATCATCAGTATCTGCAGATATACTTTTGTCTGATAAAAAGTTTATTAATCTCGAAGCTGTAACTACATCAGGAGATATTAAACTATCTAATATTACAGTAGATTCTCTTAATATAAAAACAGTTTCTGGTGATATGTCTGGATCTAATATAACGAGCAACAAGCTTGTAGCGGATGCTGTTTCAGGCAAAATAGATTTTGATAATTTTGAAGGAGTTACTAAAGCTTCAACTATATCAGGTGATATAACTATAAAGTATGCTAATTTGATAGGTAATATCGATGCTCACTCAACCTCTGGAGATATGAGATTAGGTTTACCTGATAGCAGCTCGTTTACTCTTGATTCCTCATCTACTTCAGGTGATATAAATAGCAGATTTTCTCTAAACAACACTTCTTCCGGTAAGAGAAGCCTAAGCGGTTCTTACGGTAATGGAACTAACAAGTTATCTCTTCATACAACTTCTGGAGATATAACATTAAATAAAAATTAG
- a CDS encoding FAD-dependent oxidoreductase, whose protein sequence is MKVAVIGCTHAGTAAIVNTAKKYPDAEITVYERNDNISFLSCGIALYVGGVVKDPQGLFYSSPEALAELGVKTKMSHDVLDIDFDTKKLKVKDLNSSEEFEDSFDKLIITSGSWPIVPKIEGIDLDNILLSKNFYHSNTIIEKAKEADRIVVVGAGYIGVELVEAFEANGKKVTLIDSMDRILSKYLDKEFTDTAEMAFANRGVKLALGETVSKFEGEDGKVTKVITNKGEYEADLVILCIGFRPSTDLFKGKLDMLPNGAIIVDEYMRTSKEDVFAAGDCCSVIYNPTGKREYIPLATNAVRMGTLIARNLVKPTTKHLGTQGTSGIKIYEYNIASTGLTEESAKATGFNIKTTSVTDNYRPEFMPTFDSVTIKVVYEADSEVILGAQLISKTDLTQLMNTMSVVIQNKMTIDELAFVDFFFQPHFNKPWSLLNIVALNAK, encoded by the coding sequence ATGAAGGTTGCAGTTATAGGTTGTACTCACGCAGGAACCGCAGCAATAGTAAATACAGCAAAGAAATATCCTGATGCAGAAATAACAGTGTATGAAAGGAATGATAATATATCATTCTTATCTTGTGGAATCGCATTGTATGTTGGAGGAGTAGTTAAGGATCCTCAAGGATTATTCTATAGTTCTCCTGAAGCATTAGCAGAACTTGGAGTTAAGACAAAGATGTCCCATGATGTTTTAGATATTGATTTTGATACTAAAAAGTTAAAAGTTAAAGATTTAAATTCAAGTGAAGAATTCGAAGATTCATTTGATAAATTAATCATTACTTCTGGTTCGTGGCCAATAGTTCCTAAAATTGAAGGGATTGACTTAGATAACATACTTCTTTCAAAGAACTTCTATCATTCAAACACAATCATAGAAAAAGCTAAGGAAGCAGATAGAATTGTAGTAGTTGGAGCTGGTTACATAGGTGTTGAACTTGTTGAAGCCTTCGAAGCTAACGGAAAGAAAGTTACTTTAATAGATAGTATGGATAGAATTTTAAGTAAATATTTAGATAAAGAATTTACTGATACTGCTGAGATGGCTTTTGCTAATCGTGGAGTTAAGCTTGCTTTAGGTGAAACTGTAAGCAAATTTGAAGGTGAAGATGGAAAAGTTACTAAGGTTATAACAAATAAAGGTGAGTATGAAGCTGACCTTGTTATCTTATGCATAGGCTTTAGACCAAGTACTGATTTATTCAAAGGAAAATTAGATATGCTTCCAAATGGAGCAATTATAGTAGACGAATATATGAGAACAAGCAAAGAAGATGTTTTCGCTGCTGGTGACTGCTGCTCAGTAATTTATAACCCAACTGGCAAAAGAGAATACATCCCTCTAGCTACAAATGCAGTTAGAATGGGTACATTAATTGCAAGAAACTTAGTTAAACCAACAACTAAGCACCTTGGAACTCAAGGAACTTCAGGAATAAAGATTTATGAATACAATATTGCATCAACAGGTCTTACAGAAGAATCCGCAAAAGCTACAGGCTTTAATATAAAAACAACATCAGTTACTGATAATTACAGACCTGAATTCATGCCAACTTTTGATTCCGTGACAATAAAAGTTGTTTATGAAGCTGATTCAGAAGTAATACTCGGAGCTCAACTTATTTCAAAGACAGACTTAACTCAATTAATGAATACTATGTCTGTTGTAATTCAAAATAAAATGACTATTGATGAACTTGCATTCGTAGATTTCTTCTTCCAACCACACTTTAACAAGCCATGGAGTTTGTTAAACATAGTAGCATTAAATGCTAAATAA
- a CDS encoding glycoside hydrolase family 32 protein: MNKEKELIDSALEEIDKKISVVESDYYRPVFHIAPKVGLLNDPNGFVFFNGYYHLFYQWHPFSTNHGLKYWYHLRSKDLVNWEDLRVGLVPSNWYESHGCYSGSAIEYNDEIRIFYTGNVKNSEGNRESYQCMGSSKDGINIEKNMQNPIIKSQPKGYSAHFRDPKVWKENELFYMVLGAQTDDLEGRVLLYKSEDLSDWDLVGVVSGSNINGNNAMGYMWECPDLFSIGDKDVLITCPQGIKEQGILYNNRYQAGYFTGKLDYMTGAMEHGSFNELDRGFEFYAPQSCKDYSSRRVMYGWMGMPEEEEQPTKDFGWMHMLTLPRILELKEEKIYQRVPKELEKLRKEKTSVENIHINNCEITLENFYGDVYELLLEFDIEESQDIGIKLRCSDDDSEYTLLNFSSKTNLFTVDRTSSGKYLGGKRQCKLNINNKLKLQIFSDRSSLEIFINDGEEVFTLRIFPSIESKNIRFIAKDKKVKLNKATLWTY; this comes from the coding sequence TTGAATAAAGAAAAAGAATTAATAGACAGCGCTTTAGAAGAAATTGATAAAAAAATAAGTGTTGTTGAAAGTGATTATTATAGACCTGTATTTCATATAGCTCCAAAAGTAGGATTACTAAATGATCCCAATGGATTTGTATTCTTTAATGGGTACTACCATTTGTTTTATCAATGGCATCCTTTTTCAACAAACCACGGCTTAAAATACTGGTATCATTTAAGATCAAAAGATTTAGTGAATTGGGAAGATCTAAGAGTTGGATTGGTGCCGTCAAACTGGTATGAATCTCATGGATGCTATTCTGGAAGTGCAATAGAATATAATGATGAAATAAGGATTTTTTATACTGGAAATGTAAAGAACTCTGAAGGCAATAGAGAATCCTACCAATGTATGGGCAGCTCTAAAGATGGTATTAACATAGAAAAGAATATGCAAAATCCAATAATAAAGTCTCAGCCTAAGGGATATAGTGCACATTTTAGAGATCCAAAGGTGTGGAAAGAAAATGAATTGTTTTATATGGTTTTAGGTGCTCAAACTGATGATTTAGAAGGAAGAGTGTTATTATATAAATCAGAAGATCTCAGTGATTGGGACTTAGTTGGAGTAGTTTCTGGTAGTAACATAAATGGAAACAATGCTATGGGATATATGTGGGAATGTCCTGATTTATTTTCTATTGGTGATAAGGATGTATTGATAACTTGTCCTCAAGGCATTAAAGAGCAAGGTATACTATACAATAATAGATATCAAGCAGGGTACTTTACAGGAAAGTTAGATTATATGACAGGAGCTATGGAACATGGAAGCTTTAATGAGTTAGACAGAGGTTTTGAGTTTTATGCACCGCAGAGTTGTAAAGATTACTCTTCAAGAAGAGTAATGTATGGTTGGATGGGTATGCCAGAAGAAGAGGAACAGCCAACTAAGGATTTTGGATGGATGCATATGCTTACACTACCTAGAATACTTGAGCTTAAGGAAGAAAAGATATACCAGAGGGTTCCAAAAGAATTAGAAAAACTAAGAAAAGAAAAAACTTCAGTAGAAAATATCCATATTAACAATTGTGAAATAACTTTAGAGAATTTTTATGGCGACGTTTATGAACTACTTTTGGAGTTTGATATAGAAGAATCTCAAGATATAGGGATTAAGTTAAGATGTTCCGATGATGATTCGGAATACACCCTACTTAACTTCAGTTCTAAAACTAATTTATTTACTGTAGATAGAACTAGCTCAGGAAAGTATCTTGGGGGTAAAAGGCAGTGTAAGTTAAATATCAATAATAAGTTAAAACTTCAAATTTTTTCAGATAGGTCTTCTCTAGAAATATTTATAAATGATGGCGAAGAAGTGTTTACTTTAAGAATATTTCCAAGTATAGAAAGTAAGAATATAAGATTTATAGCTAAAGACAAGAAAGTGAAACTAAATAAAGCAACATTATGGACTTACTAG